A genomic region of Alicyclobacillus sp. SO9 contains the following coding sequences:
- a CDS encoding Tn3 family transposase, translated as MPVDFLTPEQERRYGRMIEEPTPEQLARYFWLDDRDHHLVTQHRGSHNQLGFAIQLGTVRFLGTFLTDPTDVPISVVRYVASQLQMANTRVFERYRGSESRWDHTAEIRKAYGYRDFPDQPHHFEFVRWLYHHAWLTAERPSVLFDLATARCVEKKVLLPGVTILARLIAQIRDRVATRLWRLLAQVPNYSERNRLEQLLTAKVSSRQTELDHLRRPPTNLTAKGMLEGLERLAVVRSYGGTTWDLSHIPVGRLHTLARFAAAARAQAISRMSLERQLATLVAFANVFAITAQDDLLELFDRLMTELLAKTQQEGKRARLRTIRDLDAAARQLREACVILLNDQTPDAKLRATIFARVSAEVLTDSIQTIDALTRRPEENVYFTQLFSHYNGIRRFLPQMFRMIHFEANSSAKPVLDAWRFLRDYEGAKKIPWTQAPVTGMTTSWQQVVYDENDQIQQRAYTFWVLIRIHEALRHHDIFVTPSERYNDPRAQLLQGQAWEAVRPQVLRTLDRTIDAEQEVRELGEKLNTAYQQTAERWPENTDVRMENIQGKSRVVLTALDKLEEPPSLQTLRSQIQSLLPRIDLPELLLEVNTWTGFADAFTHFSEGGSRVQDLTTSVCAVLIAEACNIGLEPVVQLGVPALTRDRLTWVEQNYFRAETLTQANNKLVEYQSGLQLATTWGTGEVASADGLRFVTPVRTIHAGPNPKYFGAGRGVTYYNFASDQFTGLNGIVIPGTIRDSLYLLDLLLGQQTVLQPQEIMTDTAGYSDIIFGLFGLLGYQFSPRLADIGESRFWRLDPAANYGPLNDLARHRLHPERIVQNWNDMLRVAGSLKLGTVTASRLIRTLQRDGRPTTLGKAIGEYGRIYKTIYLLNYLNDPGYRRRILTQLNRGESRHSLARAVCYGKRGELHQRYKEGQEDQLGALGFVVNAIVLWNTRYMSAALQNLRVQGQMMDLTDIKRLSPVGHDHINMVGRYSFTLPEEIAHGDLRPLNRGSADSF; from the coding sequence AGCCAACACCGGAACAACTGGCTCGTTACTTTTGGCTAGATGACCGCGATCACCATCTTGTCACACAACATCGAGGTTCCCATAATCAACTGGGGTTTGCTATCCAACTCGGTACCGTCAGATTTTTAGGGACCTTTTTAACCGATCCCACGGATGTCCCAATATCCGTTGTAAGGTATGTCGCAAGTCAACTGCAAATGGCCAATACTCGTGTTTTCGAGCGTTATCGTGGTTCGGAGAGTCGGTGGGATCACACAGCGGAAATTCGAAAGGCATATGGATATCGCGATTTCCCAGACCAGCCGCATCACTTCGAATTCGTGAGATGGTTGTACCACCACGCTTGGTTGACTGCAGAACGGCCCAGCGTGTTATTTGATTTAGCCACGGCCAGGTGTGTAGAAAAGAAAGTTTTATTGCCTGGTGTAACGATACTTGCACGGCTGATTGCCCAGATCCGTGACCGCGTGGCCACCCGGCTCTGGCGCCTCTTGGCCCAGGTTCCAAACTACTCTGAGCGTAATCGACTAGAGCAGTTGTTGACTGCGAAAGTTTCCTCTCGACAAACCGAATTAGACCATCTTCGCCGTCCACCAACAAACCTTACGGCGAAAGGGATGTTGGAAGGGTTAGAACGCTTGGCAGTCGTCCGTTCTTACGGAGGTACGACTTGGGATTTGTCGCACATTCCTGTAGGACGACTGCACACCCTCGCCCGTTTTGCGGCTGCAGCCAGGGCACAGGCGATATCCCGGATGTCTTTGGAACGACAACTGGCCACTTTAGTCGCGTTTGCCAACGTTTTTGCGATTACGGCTCAGGACGATTTGCTGGAGTTGTTTGATCGACTTATGACTGAACTTTTAGCCAAGACCCAGCAAGAGGGGAAGCGGGCCCGGCTCCGAACGATCCGCGATCTGGATGCGGCCGCACGTCAGTTACGGGAAGCCTGTGTAATCCTCCTAAACGATCAGACACCGGATGCCAAGCTTCGGGCAACGATTTTTGCTCGGGTATCTGCTGAGGTACTGACAGACTCCATTCAAACCATCGATGCCCTAACGCGCCGGCCAGAGGAAAATGTGTACTTTACGCAGTTGTTTAGCCATTACAACGGGATTCGTCGGTTTTTACCCCAGATGTTTCGGATGATTCATTTCGAGGCGAATTCATCTGCAAAGCCAGTTTTAGACGCCTGGCGATTCTTACGTGACTATGAGGGGGCGAAGAAGATCCCTTGGACACAGGCACCCGTCACCGGAATGACAACTTCTTGGCAGCAGGTAGTCTATGACGAGAATGATCAGATTCAGCAACGGGCCTATACGTTCTGGGTACTCATTCGCATCCATGAAGCTCTGCGCCACCACGACATCTTCGTTACTCCGAGTGAGCGATACAATGACCCAAGGGCACAACTTCTCCAGGGACAGGCTTGGGAAGCAGTGCGTCCACAAGTTTTACGCACGTTGGATCGAACTATAGATGCTGAGCAGGAAGTCCGAGAACTCGGGGAGAAGTTGAACACCGCGTATCAACAAACCGCCGAACGTTGGCCTGAGAATACAGATGTCCGTATGGAGAACATTCAGGGGAAGAGCCGGGTTGTTTTGACCGCTTTGGACAAATTGGAGGAACCTCCTTCTCTGCAAACACTTCGGTCACAAATTCAATCCCTACTACCCCGGATTGACTTGCCGGAATTGTTGCTTGAAGTCAATACCTGGACCGGATTTGCAGATGCTTTTACCCACTTTAGTGAAGGTGGGTCGAGGGTACAGGACCTGACGACTAGCGTTTGTGCGGTGCTGATTGCCGAGGCATGTAACATCGGACTGGAACCGGTCGTCCAATTGGGTGTCCCCGCTTTGACTCGGGATCGATTGACTTGGGTTGAGCAAAACTATTTTCGAGCTGAAACGCTCACACAAGCGAACAATAAACTCGTGGAATATCAAAGCGGCCTGCAGTTGGCGACGACATGGGGTACCGGCGAAGTTGCATCTGCCGATGGGCTTCGATTTGTAACACCGGTTCGGACGATTCACGCGGGTCCCAATCCCAAATACTTTGGTGCCGGGCGTGGCGTGACATATTACAACTTCGCTAGCGACCAGTTTACAGGGTTGAATGGCATCGTCATTCCTGGAACAATTCGGGATTCGCTGTATCTGCTAGATCTATTATTAGGACAACAAACGGTCCTACAGCCCCAAGAAATCATGACGGATACCGCTGGGTACAGTGACATTATCTTTGGACTGTTTGGCCTTTTGGGGTATCAATTTAGTCCGCGCTTAGCTGACATTGGAGAATCAAGATTTTGGCGGCTTGATCCCGCTGCCAACTATGGGCCACTCAATGATTTGGCTCGCCACCGTTTACACCCGGAGCGCATTGTTCAGAACTGGAACGATATGCTACGTGTCGCCGGTTCCTTGAAACTTGGAACTGTCACCGCCTCTCGATTGATTCGAACTCTTCAACGTGACGGCCGACCGACAACTTTAGGGAAAGCGATTGGGGAATACGGGCGGATTTACAAGACAATTTACCTGCTCAATTACTTGAATGATCCCGGATATCGGCGACGGATATTGACGCAGCTCAATCGCGGAGAAAGTCGTCACAGCCTAGCTCGGGCTGTTTGCTATGGCAAGCGTGGAGAGCTTCATCAGCGATACAAGGAAGGCCAGGAGGATCAACTCGGCGCACTCGGATTCGTCGTGAATGCGATTGTTCTTTGGAATACCCGGTATATGAGTGCGGCCTTGCAAAATTTGCGAGTACAAGGTCAAATGATGGACCTTACTGATATAAAACGGCTTTCTCCCGTGGGACACGACCACATTAACATGGTGGGCCGATACTCGTTTACCTTACCAGAAGAAATTGCACATGGTGATTTACGACCGTTAAATCGAGGGAGTGCAGATTCTTTCTGA
- a CDS encoding metalloregulator ArsR/SmtB family transcription factor — translation MFEHDTRAWKDEIYSQFARIGKALASPKRLEILELLSQGPKTVETLAHETEASVANVSQHLQVLLQARMVRFEKQGTYAVYQLSSGTTTKLLLLFEDLGEEILTEINHLREELTKDTDFPEPLSVEELETRLKSGDITLIDVRPKEEYDVAHIPGAISIPITELETKLSTLPRNKEIVSYCRGPYCVYATQATDLLTSKGYKAIRLQEGVREWNELYSTYH, via the coding sequence TTGTTCGAGCACGATACGAGAGCGTGGAAAGATGAAATTTATAGTCAATTCGCCCGAATTGGAAAGGCACTTGCTAGTCCAAAGCGTTTGGAGATACTTGAACTTTTGTCCCAGGGGCCCAAAACAGTCGAGACATTGGCTCATGAAACAGAGGCGAGTGTGGCAAACGTTTCTCAGCACTTACAGGTCTTGTTACAAGCACGAATGGTTCGTTTCGAAAAACAGGGTACGTATGCGGTTTACCAACTATCGAGTGGAACCACGACTAAATTGCTGTTACTGTTTGAAGATTTAGGCGAGGAGATTCTGACCGAGATCAATCACTTGCGAGAAGAACTAACAAAAGACACGGATTTTCCCGAACCGTTGTCTGTTGAGGAATTAGAGACCCGGCTAAAATCGGGTGATATTACCCTCATAGATGTTCGACCCAAAGAAGAATATGACGTTGCTCACATACCGGGAGCGATCTCGATTCCGATTACAGAACTTGAGACAAAACTGTCAACCCTACCACGAAATAAGGAGATTGTTTCCTATTGCCGGGGTCCATATTGCGTGTATGCTACTCAAGCAACTGACTTGCTTACATCGAAAGGATACAAAGCGATTCGCTTACAGGAAGGAGTTCGGGAATGGAATGAGCTTTATTCCACATACCATTGA
- a CDS encoding rhodanese-like domain-containing protein — translation MISKLSTEELKKFLQANSLDVLDLRSVSEFMAGFILGSINLPSSEKDFFSNLHKIWPHPRNVVFITEEAMVSTDILSFVREVGGTVQGYASYDEWKQAGYTTLTLETIKIDNLLKNRISFEFIDVRTEEEWTKKHVHGSINIPLSKLNWLDQELNIAKKYVAFCAGVYRGIAATAKLRAQGFDVLYLPYGMHAWEDHGGPIDGVQS, via the coding sequence ATGATTTCCAAGCTCTCTACTGAAGAGCTGAAGAAGTTTCTACAGGCCAATTCACTGGATGTTCTGGATCTTCGCTCCGTATCGGAGTTTATGGCAGGATTTATTCTCGGCTCAATCAATTTACCAAGTAGCGAGAAAGACTTTTTTAGCAACCTGCACAAGATCTGGCCGCATCCACGAAACGTGGTCTTCATCACTGAAGAAGCTATGGTTTCAACCGACATTCTAAGCTTCGTTCGGGAAGTTGGCGGAACTGTACAAGGATATGCCTCTTATGATGAATGGAAGCAGGCTGGATATACTACATTGACACTCGAAACGATAAAAATCGATAACCTGCTGAAGAATCGCATCTCATTCGAATTTATAGATGTGCGTACTGAAGAGGAATGGACCAAAAAACACGTTCATGGTTCGATAAACATTCCTCTCTCAAAATTAAATTGGTTGGATCAAGAGCTAAACATCGCAAAAAAATATGTAGCATTTTGTGCCGGAGTGTACCGTGGTATCGCTGCTACCGCCAAACTACGAGCACAGGGATTTGATGTGCTTTATCTCCCCTACGGTATGCATGCATGGGAGGACCATGGCGGACCCATAGACGGCGTCCAATCATGA